The Solenopsis invicta isolate M01_SB chromosome 3, UNIL_Sinv_3.0, whole genome shotgun sequence region atttattcatccaaaattatgttatccccttcaaaataatccccctctgatacaatgcatttgtgccagcgctttttccagtcgtcaaaacatttctgaaatgcacttttgggtattgccttgagctcctccagcgatgcagccttaatctcctcaatcgtcgcaaatcttcgtcctttcataggccttttcaattttgggaagaggaaaaagtcacagggggccaaatctggtgaatacggtggctgaggcatgatgatagtattgtttttggccaaaaaagtactcactagtaacgacgtgtgcgcaggtgcattatcatggtgcagaatccatgaattttctttccacacttccggacgtttttttcttattgattcacgcaaacgccgcataacctcaaagtaatactccttgtttaccgtacgaccttgtggtaggaattcttgatgcacaacgccatggtaatcgaagaaaactgtgagcaaaaccttcacattcgaacaaacttggcgtgcctttttcggtcttggctctcctgggctcttccactgggatgattgggctttggtttcgacgtcataaccatatgtttcgtcaccagttataacccttttgagcagatcaggatcatcattgacgtcgttgaacatgtcttgggcgatgttcatgcgacgctgcttctgatcaaaattaagcagttttggaacgaattttgctgacacacgtgtcatacccaaaacatccgttaaaattaattggcatgagccaaacgatatgttaagatcatcagctatttctctaatcgtgattcgacgatttttcaacacaatttctttcacttcctgaacattttcgtcggtttttgacgtgctggggcgtccagagcgaggttcatcgttaacattttctcggccctcttggaataacttataccatttataaacattttttttgctcaaagttgactcaccgtacgccactgtcaacatttcaagagattttgaacacttaatagcattttttacacaaaaattaatacaaactctctgctccattattttcaacagcaaaaaatcgccgagcacgcaaacacgagtctaacctttatgcctctcacgtaaaaacaacacatgctatatagtcaaaactgtgaacatatgatcggtgacgagtgtaccaatacaaaaaaaaaaaaaaaaattttgaagttagagtgtacagagcgcgcaaaattcaaaaagtcaccttactttttgatcacacctcgtatataaaatgttgaactATGGCTACGGTTCAATTAAGATgctacaaatgttttttttagcgttaagtaaaaataaaaaacgatagCTTATGTTGAGAAAAATTGAGCTTTTCTATATACAAAGATTGCTTttgattaataaacaaaataagtgTTCAAACCCTTTGAGAGAAAAACGCGTCGATTATAATAGTAACCATAGATCTTTGATAAACTTTCTCATTCTCATGATGTTGAAGAACTTCTATTTTATCTAATCCTCCAATTTGTAGAATATGATGTATCCATGGCTATGATTCTCTCGAGAAAGCATCGTCTCAACGTTGTCCTTTAGTTATGTAAAAGACTAATGATAATTGCTCATTTGAAGAAAATTCGAGAAATGTTATCCAACTTGAAAAAAAGTGAGAAGGAAAAGATATTAGGTCACAACACACTCCAAGTCTTCTTGCTACACTTTGGAATATTATTGCCAgaaatatagcattaccaactTTGCCTTCTAAAACCTGTAAATTacaataatgttacaaattacaataaaatcattaatatttgtaaaatttattttttactttacacaaaaataatgttatcttattcacgtataaatttattatatatttctttaaattttatgattataaaagctttagaaatactcacaaaatattgaaaaattcagatagttatataattgaaatgttATTGTTCGGAGCGGCGCGCGGGAAAGGAACGCTTTCGCGTGCTGTGTTTCCCGCTCGCGACGAACCGCTGttcgcgagcgagcgcgcgagcgcgcgggaGCACGGCCGTTGTCAAACGGCAGTCAAACGGTCGTTCGAGAAATCGAGCGGCCGCTTCCAATGcaaataaacatgttttcgTCAAACTCTGAGGATCCTTCTAGAAGGATCCGGAACAATGGGATTGTTGTTATCTGTCAGTTTCCCGCCGAATCTTTCTAGAAGGTTCCGATCGCCTTTATAAGGCGCGCGTGCTTGGGAGCAGCAGATGTCTTTTGCGCGCTCTCGAGTCATCAAGTAATCGCACGTAGAATATCGGACGCGAGCGAACTCTCATTGTCGACCCGGACCTTCATACGGACTTCTCTATTCGACTGACGCGTAACTCTCGTCATTCAGTGTATTTGCCGCGCTCACTCGCGAATGCTCGCTGCTCTCGCGCACATTAgctggtccttcgagccggattttTCTCGCCAGTGCCGGAGTAAAAAGTGAGTGCTGTGAAGGTGAAGTGCGTCGCATTGCCTGCGGTCAAGACCACGCGAGAGAGACAAGATGAGCAATCCATTAGAAGATCTGGTGCAGGCGCAGCATGATCTGTATGGGCTTCTGGCCCGCTCCTACGACAATATGATGAAGTCGGGAGCTGCCAAGGTCACGATCGGCTTATTGGAGGCTCGCCTCCAGACTCTGGAGGGTTACTGGGCGAAGTTCATGAGTCGACATGAACAACTCCTCCTGGAGTACGGCAAGGAGCTCGCGAAGCACGACTACATCAAGGAAGATCTGATGCTCAAGGCCGACATCGCCTACCACACGCAAAAGGGTCAGTACCTGGAGGACCTGAGTGTGATGCGTGGTCCCGAGAACGTTCCGGGcgtcgctgccgctgccgctgtcgCGGTCGCGGCACCTGTCGCGGCGAAGTTGCCGCGCATCGCAATCCCGCAGTTCTCCGGGAAGTACGAGGACTGGCCGGCTTTCCGCGACCTTTTTGTGTCTCTGGTCGTCATCAACCATGCGGTTACGCCAGTGGAGAAACTCCACTACTTAAAGACAAGCCTCAAGGGCGAGGCCGAGCAGGTGGCACGACAGCTTCCGACGACGGGCGCTAACTTTGAACGCACTTGGCGGGCGCTGATCGCCCATTATGAGAACAGGCGCCTCCTGGTGCGGGCTTACATCGCGCGACTGCTGGCGCTGCCTAAAATGAAGGGTGAGTCCGCGTCAGATTTACGTAAAATCTACCATTGCGTGCATACGACCGTCGGTGCTCTGGAGGGGATCGGACGGCCCTTAACGCAAAGTGACGACCTGGCCGTCCAGCTGATCACGGAGCTCCTCGATCCGGTATCGCGGCGCGAGTGGGAGACGGAGCTCAGTAAGACTACGGAGCCTCCGTCTCTCGAGGAGATCCTGGAGTTCGTCAGCCAGCGAATGCGAACTCTCGAATCGTTGGCGCCTTCCAAGTGCGATGCTAGCTCGGCGAAAGCTAGCTCGGGTTCGTCGAGGCAAAGGAACTCCTTACAGACGAGCAAACCGGGAAGCCAGCGAGGACGCTGCTTCTTGTGCAGTAAGGAGCACTACCTGCGTCAGTGCGAAACGTATCTCGGCAAGTCGGCCGTCGAGCGCAGGCAATACGTCGACGCGAGTGCATTGTGCGTGAACTGCCTTGGTAAGCACAAGCTTACCGAGTGCCCGTCGCGGACGTCTTGTTTGTCTTGCGGAGCGCGACATCATTCGTCCTTGCACGACGCCTTCACCGCAGTCGCGGCGGTGACGTCCCATCTCGCGAGGCCGCAGCCGACGGTCCCGATGGCCGTGCTGCTGGCTACCGCGCGCGTTCGAGTGACCGATCGCCACGGCGTCGATCACGTCGCGCGGGCATTGGTCGATCAAGGATCGGAGTCGTCGCTGGTGTCGGAGTCCCTGGCACAGCGTCTCCGATTGCCGCGTTCGGCGTCGTCAGTAGAAGTGTACGGAGTGGGGGGCGTGCGGACAGGCGTAACGCGCGGCCTTGTCACTCTGCGTGTCTCGCCTCGTGACGGCGGCTCACCGATGTCAATTTCGGCGTACGTCTTCCCGCGACTGACGCTATACGACAGCGGCGTGCGTGCAGACCCTAGCGTCTGGTCGCATCTCCGGGGACTGACTCTCGCTGACCCGGATTTCCTGGCCGCGGATCCGGTGGAGATCCTCCTCGGAGCCGACGTCTACGCGTCCATCCTCCAATCTGGGCTGAGGAAGGGTGGTCGCGGTCAACCTGCAGCGCAGAGGACTTCATTGGGATGGATACTCTCGGGGCCAGTCGGCTCTGCTGAGCCTCCCGCCCGAGCCCTCACCCTGCAGTGCAGAGTCGACGAGGAGCTCACCAGTCTAGTGAGGGGCTTCTGGCAGCAGGAGGAGCTGCCCGCCAGTCCCTCACCCCTCACCCCAGCTGACCAGGAGTGCGAGGATGTCTTTCGACGCTCACACCGCCGACGGGAGGACGGTCGCTACGTCGTGCGACTCCCGGTGATTGAGCCGCTGCCGGATTTAGCAACGACGAGGCGCGCGGCCTTGCGCGCCCTTACCAGTATGGAGAGGCGACTCGCTCGCGACGACCGATTGAGCGAATTGTACGTTGGGTTCATGCGAACCTACGAGGACCTCGGACACATGGTTCGCGCGGATGCTGCGCCTGGAGGTCGGACAAGTTACCTGCCTCACCACGGAGTCCTGCGGGAGGCAAGTTCTACTACCAAGTTGCGCGTAGTGTTCAACGGGTCCACGACGACTGCGTCTGGCAAGTCGCTGAATCGGAGCCTGCTGGTGGGCCCGAATCTGCTGCCTCCTCTCGCCGACGTCCTGCTGAAATGGCGACGACATCGCTACGTCCTCGCCACGGACGTGGAAAAAATGTTTCGCCAGATCCTGGTCCACTCAGAGGACCACAATCTCCAGCGCATCCTTTGGCGGTGCAGCACCCGGGATGAGGTGGCGGAGTTCTGCTTGACGACCGTGACATACGGTCTAGCGTGTGCGCCTTTCCTGGCCATGCGCACTCTGCGCCAGCTGGCCGACGACGAGGCGGAGAGCTATCCCCTGGGATCCCGCGCTCTCCGCGAGGACGCCTACATGGATGACGTCCTGACGGGCGCACCGACCAAGAAGGAGGCTATCGAGCTCCGGCGACAGCTGACCGACTTGTGTATGGCGGGCGGCTTCCCCCTACGCAAGTGGTCCGCGAACGAGTCGGAGATCCTGGCGGAGGTCCCGGTGGAACATCGTATGCAGCAGGAGCTGCGAGACTGGAGGCCGCACGAGACGCACGGGACGCTGGGATTGCGGTGGCATCCCGCCACTGACGAATTCTCCTTCGCCATTCCGGCGAGATCATTGACGACGGTAAGCAAGCGGACGGTTCTCGCCTTTACAGCACGCCTGTTTGATCCTCTCGGCTGGCTG contains the following coding sequences:
- the LOC120357370 gene encoding uncharacterized protein LOC120357370; its protein translation is MSNPLEDLVQAQHDLYGLLARSYDNMMKSGAAKVTIGLLEARLQTLEGYWAKFMSRHEQLLLEYGKELAKHDYIKEDLMLKADIAYHTQKGQYLEDLSVMRGPENVPGVAAAAAVAVAAPVAAKLPRIAIPQFSGKYEDWPAFRDLFVSLVVINHAVTPVEKLHYLKTSLKGEAEQVARQLPTTGANFERTWRALIAHYENRRLLVRAYIARLLALPKMKGESASDLRKIYHCVHTTVGALEGIGRPLTQSDDLAVQLITELLDPVSRREWETELSKTTEPPSLEEILEFVSQRMRTLESLAPSKCDASSAKASSGSSRQRNSLQTSKPGSQRGRCFLCSKEHYLRQCETYLGKSAVERRQYVDASALCVNCLGKHKLTECPSRTSCLSCGARHHSSLHDAFTAVAAVTSHLARPQPTVPMAVLLATARVRVTDRHGVDHVARALVDQGSESSLVSESLAQRLRLPRSASSVEVYGVGGVRTGVTRGLVTLRVSPRDGGSPMSISAYVFPRLTLYDSGVRADPSVWSHLRGLTLADPDFLAADPVEILLGADVYASILQSGLRKGGRGQPAAQRTSLGWILSGPVGSAEPPARALTLQCRVDEELTSLVRGFWQQEELPASPSPLTPADQECEDVFRRSHRRREDGRYVVRLPVIEPLPDLATTRRAALRALTSMERRLARDDRLSELYVGFMRTYEDLGHMVRADAAPGGRTSYLPHHGVLREASSTTKLRVVFNGSTTTASGKSLNRSLLVGPNLLPPLADVLLKWRRHRYVLATDVEKMFRQILVHSEDHNLQRILWRCSTRDEVAEFCLTTVTYGLACAPFLAMRTLRQLADDEAESYPLGSRALREDAYMDDVLTGAPTKKEAIELRRQLTDLCMAGGFPLRKWSANESEILAEVPVEHRMQQELRDWRPHETHGTLGLRWHPATDEFSFAIPARSLTTVSKRTVLAFTARLFDPLGWLAPAVVRAKIAFQSTWLLGLGWDDPLDGAAERLWRSYEDELPLLESVRVPRMLETCPARGDAELHGFADASERAYAAVLYLRTGLGDSWRTCLVAARTKVAPIKPVTLPRLELCAAALLARLTSHVRSTLGLGQAPAHLWSDSTVALGWIRGHPTRWKTFVSNRVAEIQTQVADAQWHHVPGLDNPADCASRGLPPGELVAHPLWWRGPPWLRAESSSWPTAGPLPDDKDLPEERLQAHAVKAAPVPVEEPEELLRFSLLSRLLRVTAWCRRWWYRQRVPGAVFVEIEGNQVDVLTTPELEEARTTWIRRVQLEHYRSELVALQRSLPLPSSSSLSRLTPFCDSQGLLRVGGRLRHALLAYDERHPVLLPGGSHFTRLVVEACHLRALHGGVQTTMGVVRQRYWIPRGRAVIKRWLHRCVRCVRWRADVPQQLMGSLPRERVTPGRPFLDTGVDYAGPILLRATKGRGHRAYKAFVAVFVCLATRAVHLEAVSDYSADAFLAALRRFVSRRGLCRTLRSDCGTNFVGADAQLRAFFAASSPDLGRVVGQLASEQIQWRFNPPSAPHFGGIWEAAVKSLKHHLRRVLGDSTLTFEEMSTLLAQVEACLNSRPLQALSDDPEDLAALTPGHFLVGSALTAVPEPSLRELPVNRLTRWQLLQQMRDHFWERWSREYLHSLIHRPKWLKGVGDFSVGRLCLIRHENTPPARWPLARIVRVHRGEDGQIRVVTVRTAASEFTRPIVKLILLPVSENEASEETLD